A genome region from Leptospira langatensis includes the following:
- the ccsA gene encoding cytochrome c biogenesis protein CcsA: MNIRLAHPVWDWILALLFFLFFPFAVLLGLYYPNVILEQGISHRIFYFHVPVAWVALYGPGISAVCAVIYLITKDRIWDTLSLSANKISLLFAIGVLFSGPIWAYLAWGTPWDSTDARLNSFFVLVLSLVAYFLLRFLIVDHNKKYIFSAFLSLFCTVNAILTWGAIRWVDNPGNHPSSVLGKKGMDPDMRLSFWAGVLAYHLLFLILYRVVYRLDKMQAIKDELQD; this comes from the coding sequence ATGAATATTCGCCTCGCGCATCCGGTTTGGGATTGGATCCTGGCTCTCTTATTCTTTCTATTTTTTCCTTTTGCTGTCTTACTCGGTTTGTATTATCCGAATGTGATCTTGGAACAAGGGATCTCGCATCGGATCTTTTACTTTCACGTTCCCGTCGCTTGGGTGGCCTTATATGGTCCCGGGATCTCTGCGGTATGCGCCGTGATCTATCTGATCACTAAGGACCGGATTTGGGATACTCTTTCTCTTTCTGCGAATAAGATCTCTCTTCTGTTTGCAATCGGTGTTCTGTTTTCGGGACCGATCTGGGCGTATCTTGCCTGGGGAACTCCTTGGGACAGTACGGATGCGCGTCTGAATTCTTTCTTCGTTTTAGTGCTAAGCCTCGTGGCCTATTTCCTTCTTCGCTTTTTGATCGTAGATCATAATAAGAAGTATATCTTCTCCGCGTTTTTAAGTTTATTCTGTACTGTGAATGCGATCCTGACCTGGGGAGCCATCCGTTGGGTGGATAATCCCGGCAATCACCCTTCTTCCGTTTTGGGGAAGAAGGGAATGGATCCTGATATGAGACTTTCGTTTTGGGCGGGAGTTCTCGCCTATCATTTGCTCTTTCTAATTCTATATAGGGTAGTCTATAGATTGGATAAGATGCAGGCGATCAAAGACGAGCTGCAAGACTAA
- a CDS encoding heme exporter protein CcmB, with amino-acid sequence MKAILALIRKEFRLLGRASNGILSLLVLVSAMVFLFHYALERNGAMDGVALIGLKWSILFVASFVLVGQFTWEEREAGGGTASRLFISPWILFLSKSILVFIALSGTSVYLLGLFALFFSAFPAEWAEIGRQLVFFLPGLLCLSFLGVCLSHISLSSRLKEILLPLLLVPLSIPVFLYGMEAERKFATQPFSALAGSFCLLLAFSLFYGSMGALLVEMTSDE; translated from the coding sequence GGCGAGTAACGGGATCCTCTCTTTGCTTGTACTTGTTTCCGCAATGGTGTTCTTATTCCATTATGCTTTGGAAAGGAATGGGGCCATGGACGGAGTCGCACTCATCGGATTGAAATGGTCCATTCTATTTGTCGCCTCCTTCGTGTTAGTCGGTCAGTTCACTTGGGAAGAAAGAGAGGCCGGGGGCGGGACCGCGAGTCGTTTATTTATTTCTCCTTGGATCTTGTTTCTCTCCAAATCTATTCTGGTTTTTATCGCCTTGTCCGGAACGAGCGTGTATCTGTTGGGTTTATTCGCTCTTTTTTTCTCCGCCTTTCCCGCAGAATGGGCCGAGATCGGAAGACAATTGGTTTTCTTTTTGCCTGGATTGCTCTGCCTTTCTTTTTTAGGAGTTTGCCTTTCCCATATTAGTTTGTCTTCTCGCTTGAAAGAGATCCTACTTCCATTACTGCTCGTGCCACTTTCTATCCCCGTCTTTTTGTACGGAATGGAGGCGGAGAGAAAATTTGCCACGCAACCTTTTTCCGCTCTGGCGGGTTCCTTCTGTTTACTCCTAGCCTTCTCTCTTTTTTACGGCTCCATGGGTGCACTTCTGGTAGAAATGACTTCCGACGAATAG